Part of the Desulfohalovibrio reitneri genome is shown below.
GCGTCTGGATTTCTTCCTTCCCGGCAAGTCCCGCTGCCCCCGTCCGGTGTTGGGGTAATGTGTCACGGGGAGCCGCAGGGGTCCCGTTCGCCTCGTGCTTCCCACCGCTCCCGGAGTAATCATTGTCAGCGGGCGCGTGGGGGAGTACGAAATCGTGTTTCGGGCTAAACTTGATTTGTGCGCCGCACAAAACTAGAACCCGCCATGCCGTGGCCAGCCAAGAGTTTCGATTGGGGGAGAACGCATGAGTCAGACAAATATTCTTCTGGAATCCGGCACCAACGAACTGGAGATTGTTGAGTTCACCATCGACGAGCTGGGGGACGACGGCAAGGTGTACAGCGGCCACTACGGCGTCAATGTGGCCAAAGTGCTGGAAATCATCCGCATGCCGCAGGTCACTGAAATGCCCGAGGCAAGCCATCCCTGCGTCATGGGCGCTTTCAACCTCCGCTCCCGAATCATCCCCTTGGTGGATCTCGCTTCCTGGTTGGGTAAACGGACAAAGGAAAACGACGCCCAGAAGGTCATCGTCACCGAATTCAACAACGTCATCAACGCATTCCTCGTATCCGGAGTCAACCGCATCCACCGCATCTCCTGGGAGCAGGTGGAGCCGCCCTCGCGGCATCTTTCCGACTACACGGCCTCCTCCATTACCGGCGTGGTCAAGTTCGAGGACCGCATCATTCTAATCCTGGACATGGAACGTATTATTGCCGACCTCAACCCCAACTTGGCCTTATCTTTGGAGGACAAGGTGGACGAGGACGACCAGGATGACCGGGAAATCAACGTACTTATCGCGGACGACTCCACCATGATCCGTCGCACCATCGGACGCGGACTGGAAAAAATGGGCTTTGTGGTCGAGAGAACGACCAATGGCAAGGAAGCCTGGGACCGGCTGCTGGACATCAAGAAACGGGCCGAGGACGAAAACCGCCCCATCACCGACCTTCTGAACATCATCGTGTCCGACATCGAGATGCCGGTCATGGACGGCCACAACCTCTGCAAGCGCATCAAGGACGACCCCGTGCTCGGGCAGCTTCCGGTCATCCTTTTTTCCTCCCTCATCACCGACCGCCTGCGCCACAAGGGAGAGACCGTGGGGGCGGACGACCAGATTTCCAAACCCGACATCACCACTCTGGCCAGGCGCATCCGTTCACTGCTGGCGGATAAGCAAGGCATAGAGATGGCGAAAGGGGAGGAGGCGGCGAGCTGACCCGCCGGTATGCCCACCGTTCTCTCTCCAGACACACCTCCCGAGTTGCTGGGCGATCTCCATCCGGCCTGGCGCGGGGACATCGACGCTCTCGCTCCATGGCGTGCAGCCGCGGAAGGATTCACCTCCGATCGTATTGCCGATTTTCCGCTCGCTCTGGTCCTGGCGGACTGCGGTTCCACCATGGACGAGGCGTGGCAACGCATTGAGGAAGGGGGGCTGAACGCATGGGACAGCCTGCTGGCGGCGCGCCAGAGCGGCGGCAGGGGGAGGCTGCGGCGCCCCTGGACATCTCCGGCCGGAAACCTGCATGTCAGCTTGGCGTTGCCTGAACCGCCGCAACCATTTCGCAACATGACCTCCCTGCTGGTTGGATGGTGTCTGGCCTGTGCGCTTGGGCGCCAAGGCGTTTGCTTGAAGCTCAAGTGGCCCAACGATCTTTTGATCAATGACCGGAAGGTAGGCGGCGCGCTGGTGGAAGAGAGGAAAGGGCGTCTTGTGACCGGCGTCGGCTTGAACCTTGTGGCCTGCCCCCCGGATGAGGCCATGAGAGCGGATCGAGCCGTTCCGGCCGCGAAACTGCATATCCCTGGGAAAGGCCCGCTTCGGGTCTGGCTCGATGCACTCCCCATTTTCCGCGAAGTCTGGATGAAATCCCAGGAGGGCAGTCCTAAGGACTTGGCCCGCCGGGTAGAAGGGGCTCTGGCCTGGCTCGGCGGACGTGTTGGCGTGCGTGACGGAGAACGTGTGCGCACCGGCCGCCTGCTTGGTCTTGATGAGCGGGGAGGGCTCCTCCTGGCCGAAGATGGGGGGACTTCGGCGCTTTACTCGGGCTCACTTTTTCCGCTATGAGACTTGGTTCCACGCTGCGGGATTCTTACCCCGAAGCCATTTCATGACAATGCGAGAGATACGAGCTTATGGCCCCCAAAACATTTGAGCAAGTCGTCGAGGAAATTCGAGGCAAGTCCATCCTCGTGGCCAACCGGGGCATTCCCGCCCGCCGCATCGTCCGCACCATCCGTGAGATGGCCCAGGGCGTCTCCATCATGACCGCCACGGACGTGGATAAAGCCTCGCCCACCACGGCCGCCGCGCGCGAACTGATGCTATTGGGCGAGGATCCGCGTGCATATCTTGATATCGACTTGATCATCCGCAAGGCCAACCAGCGGGGCATCATCGCCATTCATCCGGGCTGGGGATTCGCCTCCGAGGACGATTCTTTTCCGCAGAAATGCGCCGAGGCGGGCATCATCTTCATTGGTCCCACGGCCAGGGCCATGCGGCTTCTGGGCAACAAGGTCCAGGTACGCAAACTGGCCGTGGAAAACGACGTGCCGGTGGTGCCGGGGTCCGAAGGCGCGGTCACTGTATCCGAGGCGCGCAAGCTGGCGCACGAAATAGGTTTCCCCATCATGCTCAAGGCCGAAGGCGGCGGTGGCGGACGGGGCATCTACGAGGTCTACAACGAGGATCAGTTGGAGAGTGCCTTCTCCAAGGCCTCGGCCCTTGCCCAGGCATCCTTCGGCAATCCCCGGCTGTACGTGGAAAAGCTCCTGCAGTCGGTGCGCCACATCGAGATTCAGGTCATCGCCGACCGTCACGGCAACGTTTTCTGTTTCGACGAGCGCGACTGCACAGTGCAGCGCAATCACCAGAAACTCATCGAGATCACTCCCTCTCCGTGGGCGGGTATGACCAAGGAGCTCCGGGAGCGGCTCAAGGATTACTCCGAACGCCTGGTGCGCGCCGTGGACTACCACTCGCTGTGCACTGTGGAGTTCCTGGTCGATCAGGACGGCACCCCGTACCTCATCGAGGTCAACACCCGGCTTCAGGTGGAGCACGGCATCACCGAATGCCGCTACGGCGTGGACCTTGTGGAGGAACAGGTGGCTGTGGCCTTCGGGGCCAAGCTGCGGTTCAATAAGAACAACACCAAGCCCCGCGCCCATGCCATCCAGTGCCGCATCAACTGTGAGGACCCGCGCAAGAACTTCGAGCCCAATACCGGGCTCATCACCCGTTACGTTTCTCCGGGCGGGCAGGGCATTCGCCTGGATTCCTGCATTTCCATGGGTTACGAGTTCCCCTCGCAATACGACTCGGCCGCCTCCCTGCTCATAGCCCACGGCCGCAGCTGGGGAAAGGTGCTGGCAACTCTGGAGCGCGGGCTGCGCGAGTACATCATCGGCGGGGTCAAGACGACCATCCCCTTCCACCTGCAGATCATTAAACACCCCGAATTCGTCAAGGCGGAGTACGACACCACTTTCCTGCACCGCCATCCGGCGCTGTACGACTACACCGACGAAGAGCCGGAGGAACTTCGCCTATCCAGGCTGGTGGCCGAGATTTCAGCCAAGGGGTACAATCCCCACGTCCAGCTCGGTGAATACCGCAATCCCCATTGCCTGCGCCTGGGGCGCTTCGAGCCGGTCAAGCCGGCCTTCGATCTGGATGCCACGGACATGCCGTATCCCCGGGGGGACCGCCGGGCTATCCTGGACATGGTCCGGGAAACCCGCGCCCAGGGCACGCTGCACTACTGCGACACCACCACCCGGGACATCACCCAGTCCAACAGCGGCAACCGCTTCCGTCTGGCGGAGGACAGGCTGGTGGGGCCGTATCTGGACAAGTGCAATTTCTTCTCCCTGGAAAATGGCGGCGGAGCCCATTTCCACGTGGCCATGCTGGCCAACATGACCTACCCCTTCACCGAGGCGCATGAGTGGAATATTTTCGCGCCGCGCACGCTGAAGCAGATTCTCATCCGCTCCACCAACGTGCTGGGCTACAAACCGCAGCCGCGCAACCTGATGCTGCGAACCGGCGAGATGATCTGCGAGGAATACGACGTCATTCGTTGCTTCGATTTCCTCAACCATGTGGACAATATGTACCCCTTCGCCGAGGTGGCCCTCTCCGGCGAAAACAAGGGCAACATCTGGGAGCCGGCGATTTCGCTTTCTTGGGCCGAAGGGTTCACCGTTGCGCACTACGTGAAGTTGGCCGAAGAGATCGTGCGTATGAGCGCCAAGGCGGCCGGTGTCTCCCAGTCCAAGGTGGTCCGCATGATGACCCTGGGGCTGAAGGACATGGCCGGTGTCTGTCCGCCGCACTTCATGCGTGAACTCGTGGGCGCGCTGCGCAAGAAGTGGCCCGAGCTTGTGCTGCATTATCATCGCCACTACACCGACGGCCTCTTCGTGCCCGCTGTCGGCGCGGCGGCGGAGGCCGGGGCGCACATCGTGGACGTGGCCATGGGCGCGGCCGTACGCTGGTACGGCCAGGGCGAGGTTCTTTCCACGGCCGCCTATGCGGGGCAGGAGTTCGGGCTGAACCATCTGCTTAACGAGGAAGCCCTGCGCGACTGCAACTTCGTGCTCAAGCAGGTCATGCCCTATTACGACCGCTACACGGCCCCGTACTTCCGGGGCATCGACTACGATGTGGTCGAGCACGGTATGCCCGGCGGTGCCACCTCCTCTTCACAGGAGGGGGCCATGAAGCAGGGCTACATCCACCTGCTGCCCTACATGCTCAAGTTCCTGGCGGGCACCCGTAAGGTTGTCCGCTACCACGACGTCACACCGGGCTCCCAGATCACTTGGAATACGGCCTTCCTGGCGGTCACCGGCGCCTACAAGCGGGGAGGGGAGCGCGAAGTCAAGCACATGCTGGACATCCTCAAGGCTGTCACGGAGAAGCCGGAGAGCGAGTTGACCCCGGCCGAGAAGGAAGACCGGCTGTTGCTCTACCAGGACTCCAACGACGCCTTCCGCCAGTTGCTGCTGGGCAAATACGGCCGCCTGCCTCTGGGCTGGCCCGCCGAGTGGGTCTACGAAAGCGCTTTCGGGCCCGACTACCGCGAGGCCATGCAGGAGCGCACCACGGAATCCCCGCTGGACAGCCTGGGCGACATGGACATGGAGGCCGAGGAGAAGGCTCTGGCCGCCCGCCTCGACCGCAAGCCCACCGAGGAAGAGGTGGTCATGTACCTCAACCATCCCGGTGACGCCCTCAAGACCATCGAGTTTAAAACCCAGTACGGCGACGCCAACAACGTCCCTCTCGATATCTGGTTCGAGGGGCTGGAGCCGGGACGGGAACTGACTTTCCCCGACTCCAACGGAAAGCCGCACGTCATGACCATCATCGACATGGGGCCGGTGGACGAACGCGGCATCCGCGTTGTGCGCTACGTTTTGGATTCCGAGAGCCTCAGCTGCGAGATCAAGGTTGCCGAGGCCACCGCCGAAGCGGCCTCCACCATGGAGCGGGCCGACCCCGACGACGTCTACCAAGTGGCTTCCCCCTCCAGCGGCGATCTCTGGGTCATGCACGTGCAGCCCGGCGATTTCGTCAAGAAGGGCGAGGAACTCTTCAATATCTCCATCATGAAACAGGAGAAATCGGTGTTCGCCCCGGTGGACGGTATCGTCAAGCGGGTGCTCAAAGACGCCAATTACCAGGAAGACAAGCGCATGGTACCGGTTAAGGAAGGGGAACTGCTGGTGGAGATGGCTCCGCCGTCCCTGTCCTGCCCCGAGTGTACCAGGCCCCTGGCGGACGAGGATTTTCATTTCTGCCCCCATTGCGGCAGCAGGGTGGAAGAACAGGAATGACCCGGCGCATGTTGACGGTTGTGCGAAGCGCACGCTAAGTTATCATGGCTTTCTATTGCCGGACTTTCGCATGCACATGCCTCGCCGCGCCTTGCCACCGGCGAGCCGCGTTGCTGTAGGAACACATCCCCAAGGAGAGGAGCATGGCCAAAGCCAAGAGCACGGATACGAAATCCAAGGGCAAAACCGCGGGCAAGAAATCGGAGCCCAATTTGGACGAACTGAAGCAGCAGATCGTCCTTACGGGCGCCGACATCGCCGCCATTGGCGAGGAAGCGGAACTGCTCGTGGGCGGAAAGAACTACAACACAGCCATCATTAGCCAAGTCAAGGGCATCCGCGCTCCCCAATTCCGGGCCATTTCCTCCAAGGCGTTTCACAAGCTTCTCGACGAGACCAAGGTCAACGCTTCGGCCATCCGCTCGCTGGTGGATCAGGAGTACAACTCCCTGGACTGGTCCGGCGCGGAAATCAATAAGAATCCCGAGTTTCTTCGCGACTTCGTCCGTTCCATTGCCCGCAAGGTTCGGGAGACTCCCGAGGCCCAGAAGGGCTCCAACATCAAGCTCCGAACCTTCATCAACAACGTGGTGGAGGGCTTCGCCACCTCGCCCGAGGGAATCGACCAGCTTCGCAAGCGTTCGGTACTGGTGCAGGTGGCGATTCTGTCAGTCGATCTTCCCGAGGACGTGAGCAAGGAAGTCGCCGAGGCCTACACCTCTATTTGCAAGGAGGCGGGGCTGGAGGATGTCTCGGTGGCCGTGCGTTCCTCGGCCGCAGGGGAGGACTCCCGCAAGAAGGCCTTTGCCGGACTGCAGGATACCTACCTGAATATCGTGGGGGAGAAGCAGTGCGTGGAGGCCTACCACTGGGACTGCGCCTCGGCCTACAACCTGCGCTCCATGACCTACCGCCGCGAGGCCATCCTGGACGCCGTGGCCCGGGCCGAGGAATCGGGCGACGATTCCATCGCCGAGCAGGCCAAGAAGGAATGGGCCATCGAGAACACGTCGCTGTCGGTCTGCATCATGCGCATGATCGATCCCGTGATCTCCGGCACAGCCTTTTCCGCGGACACCGCCACCGGCTGCCGCGGCACCGACCGCAGGGAACTGGTCTCCATCGACGCCAGCTATGGCCTGGGCGAGGCCGTGGTTGGCGGCATGGTTACGCCGGACAAGTTCTACGTCTACCAGCGCGACGACGGCGCCGAAGTGGTCATCCGCTTCATGGGCTACAAGGACAAGAAGATCATCTACAGCGAAAAGGGCGGCACCGAACTGGTCAAGGTCGGTGACGAGGAAGCCTATCGCTGGTCGCTGTCCCTGGCTCAGGCGGAAGATGTCGCCAAGGGCGTGCGGGCCATTTCCGAGGCCTACGAACATATGATCATGGACACGGAGTTCTGCCTGGACGCCTCATCCCGGCTGTGGTTCGTGCAGGCCAGGCCGGAGACGCGCTGGAACGAGGAGTTCGAAAGGCACCCCGACACCATCTATATGCGTCGTCTGGAGGTGGACGATAAGTACCTCCCCCGGGCCGACGTCATTCTGGAAGGCAACGGCGCCTCCAGGGGCGCGGGCGCGGGCACGGTCAAATTCCTGCGCAGCGCGCTGGAATTGAACAAGATCAACAAGGGCGACGTGCTGGCCGCAGAGCGCACCGACCCGGACATGGTGCCGGGCATGCGTATCGCCTCGGCCATTCTGGCCGACGTGGGCGGGGATACCTCCCACGCCGCCATCACCTCCCGCGAGCTTGGCATTCCAGCCATCATCGGCATCCAGCGGCTGGAGATGCTGCGCAACCTCGACGGCAGCGAAATCACCGTGGACGGTTCCCGGGGCCAAGTCTACCGGGGTAAGCTGCCCCTGGTGGAGGTCGGCGGCGAATTGGATGTTTCCAAGCTGCCCGAGACCAAGACCAAGATAGGCCTCATTCTGGCCGACGTGGGCCAGGCCATGTTCCTCTCGCGCTTGCGCCAAGTGTCCGATTTCGAGGTCGGCCTGCTGCGCGCTGAGTTCATGCTGGGCAACATCGCCATTCATCCCATGGCCCTGGAGGCCTTCGACAACGGCACCCTGCAACACGTCGTCCGCCGCAAGCTCCATGAACTGGACGGCACCCTGACCAAGGTGCTGCGCGAGCAGCTGCATGCGGGAATCATCTCCTTCTCGCTCAAGCTGCGCAACTACGTCGGCATTATTACCGGCCTCACCGACGAGATGGAAGCCCTGGCCGAGTCAGAGGGAGCCCGAGGTACGGACGAGATTCTGGCCATCCACCGACGCCTGCGCGAACTGGACCGCAAGCTGGACGACCATGTGGCCATGGCCACCAACCACTTGGACGTGCTCAAGACCTCCGTTGATCTGGAGGCGCACGTTGCCGTTATCATGGGCTGGGAGGAGTTGCTCGCGCCCGAGCCTGCCGACGCCGAGGGCATGGCCCGCCGCTCCGAACTCAAAGCCCGGGTGGCCGAGATCGTGGAGCGGGTCAAGGACGAGCCCACCATCAAGGAGACGCTGGACCGCATTCGCGAACTGCGCAAGGACGTGGCAGTGAAGATCGGTTTGGCCTCGGAGATGGAGGAGGTGCAGACCCTTGAAGAGCGCATTAGAAAGCTCATTAATTCCAAGGGTTTCCGCACAGGTCGTGAATACTACATCCAAAACCTCTCTCAGACGCTGGCGCTGTTCGCCATGGCTTTCTACGGTAAGCCTATCGTCTACCGCACCACCGACTTCAAATCCAATGAGTACCGAAACCTCATGGGCGGCGGTCTCTTCGAGCACTTCGAGGACAACCCCATGATGGGCTACCGGGGCGTCTCCCGGAACATCCACGACTGGGAGCTGGAAGCCTTCAAGCTGGCTCGGGGCATCTTCGGCGGCAAGAACCTCCAGATCATGCTGCCCTTCGTCCGCACTCTGGAGGAAGCCCGTTCCATGAAGCGTTACCTGGAACAGGTGCATAAGCTGCGCAGCGGCGAGGATGGATTGAAAATCATCCAGATGTCCGAGATCCCATCCAACGCCATCCTGGCCAAGCAGTTCCTGGAGGAGTTCGACGGCTTCTCCATCGGGTCCAACGACATGACCCAGATGGTTCTGGCCACCGATCGCGACAACTCCCGTCTGGCGCATATTTACGACGAGGAGGATCCCGCGGTCATCTGGGCGATTCTGGTGACGATCTTTACCGGACAGAAATATGGCAAAAAGGTCGGTTTCTGCGGCCAGGGCGTGTCCAACTCCGAGATCCTGCGTGGACTGGTCTGCATTGCGGGCATCGTTTCCGCCTCTGTGGTGCCCGACACCTACCAGCAAACCAAGTTCGAGGTCGCTGAGGTGGAGAAGGAGAATATCGGAGTGGACAAGCTGGGCGGCTGGCTCAAGCAGAAGCATCTGGACCGCCTGCACACCCTGATGCACGAACACAACTACGGGCACTTCCTCAAGAAGTTCACAACGCCCGAGGATCTTAAAGAGTGGTACGACGGCGAGTTGGTCCGCCTCTCCGAGCAACTTCGGGAGAACTTGGATACCTCCAAGGAATCCTTCTACCGCTCTGAGATGGATAACTTCCGCAAGACCTTCCACAAGCCGGTACTCTACGCCTCCTGGGATTGGGACCGCACCGTGGAGGACGCCATGCACCACGCCGGTTTCGCCACCTTCGAGGAGCAGGCCGAGGCGTTGGAGCAACAGCGCAAGCGGAGCGACTGGTAGTTCAGAACATTCCGCATCAAGCGAATCAAAAGCGGCCCCGAAACTTCGGGGCCGCTTTTTTGTTTACGAACAGCGCAGTGGGAACGAACAAAATAGCCCGGCCGCAACGCGACCGGGCTTGGTTATGAAATTGCCTGCCCGCGCAAGATGGGCGAGTTTCTGGGTACGTTTACTGGGTCGCGGTCGCTTGCCGCAGTTTGCCGAAGAAGTTGTTTTCCAGCCAATTTGGGTCCCACCATTCCAAAGGATTCACCGGCAGGCCGGCCACCAGCACGCCGAAGTGAAGGTGGTCGCCACCGGCGAGGCCCGTAGCACCGGTGCGTCCAACGATGTCCCCGGAGTCTACTTCCTGGCCGGGCTCAACGTCGATCTGTGAAAGGTGTGAATACAGGGTCATCAAGCCGATGCCGTGGTCAATGATGACCGACTGCCCATAGATGCCAAAGAAGCCCGCGTGAACAATGCGGCCTGTTGCCGCGGCGTCTACCTGTGCGTTGCGCACGCTGGCCAGGTCCACGCCAAGGTGGGTTTGGTGGTCGATGACTTCTCCGTTGTAGCGGTACGTCCGTCGGTCGCCGAATCCAGCCATTGTCTTGGAATTGCTCAACCTGTTAAAGTGGCCTTCCCACAGGACCCTCGAAGCGGTTTCGCGGGAGATGTCCACCAGCTTCGCCCGGTTTCGCTTGCGCATCTCCCGGTTGACCTTGAGGTACGTTTCAAGGGGCGAGTAGTCCGGATACTCTTCTTCGTATTGAACCATCTTGCGTTCAAGAAAGCTGTCCGGGACGTTGATGACGTCGTGCGGATAGGAGCGGTCGTTGGCGTGGAAGGGGATGGAGCGTTTGCGCATGTTGCCGGCTGAGTCCCTGGCCACCAGAAGTGGATTGAAATCAGCCAGTTCCATGTCGTACGGAAAAGCGAACAGTACAGCGTGCACACCACTGGGCAGTTGGTGGCCGGGGAAGAACCGGTCGCCGACCTGGATTCCGCTGGCCGCCTTTTCGTCGAGGTTGTATAGAGCGAGGCTGGAGCCGCCGCGGTTGAGGTTGTGCGTGCCTGTCAGCAGGCTGATACGGGGGTTGCGTGTATCGTAGCTGTAGGTTCGGGTGAGTTCCGCGACGTTCCCGTCACCGAAATTGTGCAGGGAAGCGTCCACAGCCCGCAGACTGATTTTCACTTGGCCGTCTTCGAGTCCGGAATCCGCGAGGGTGAATGTGGTTTCCAGAGGGCTTGTCCCGCCGTTGCCGAGTTGCGCCAGAACTACGCGTTTGCCGCCTTGCTCCGCGATGACGCTCAGGCCGCGCAGGCCTGACGGATCGGATGCTGTCGCGGTGAACTCGGTTTCCGCTCCTACAGCTGGTTTGTCAGGAGAAATGGAGGCTGCGGGAGGAGTGGTGTCCTTGAAATAAAGAAAAGCAAGGTAGGCCAAGCCACCCACAAGCAAAATAGTGAGAAGCCCGGGAAGGAAACGGGATTTGGCGAAACTCATGATCTTCCTCGCAAGTCTGGATTGGCCGATCAACCAGCCGGTTGAAGGATAGTTGAAAGAAATGGGGATTGCAAAGAAAAAGCCTTCCGTGGAAGCGGGTTGCGGGGTTCCATATGTGTAGTACGAACCCGTCAAATGTAACACTATACCATTGCGGATGGAATTCCTTTATATGACACGAAGGTGCATGGAACAATTGTTAAATTTTGTTGACGAGGCTCTTGGACTTGGCGTAGGAATTCCGTACTGTCACAAAACTCAAATGGGGTGCCGGGAGGGACTATTGTCCCGGTGGATGTTGACAAAGCCGGCCAGCGCGCGGAGCGCGCGACCGGCAAGAGCGCTCGAAGGGCACGTGATGCGTTGTCACGCCGTTGCCGGAAGCTCCCTTCGTCTTGCGTCGTTGCGTTTTGGGTGCAAGGTGTTCCTTTAGACCTTGGAGGTGTTCGGATGAAGTTCTACGTAGGGCTCGGAAAAGAAGGAACAGAAGAGAGGCTGGAGCAGAACGGCATCTCTCGTCGTGATTTCATGAAGTTCTGCGCCGCGGTTTCCGCCGCCATGGGACTGGGCGTCGCCGGCGCTCCCCAGGTGGCAGAAGCGCTGACGCAGAAGCGCAGGCCGTCGGTGGTCTGGCTGCACAACGCCGAGTGCACCGGGTGCACGGAATCCGTGCTGCGTACCGTCAACCCGTATATCGGCCCCCTGATCCTCGACACGATTTCCCTGGACTACCAGGAAACCATCATGGCCGCGGCCGGCCACGCCGCCGAAGAAGCTCTGCACCAAGCCGTGCACAGCGAGCACGGCTTCATCTGCGTGGTCGAGGGCGGCATTCCCACCGCCGACGGCGGCGTCCATGGCAAGGTCGGCGGCAAGACCATGCTGGAGATCTGCACCGAAGTTGTGCCCCAGGCCAAGGCCACCATCGCCATCGGTAACTGCGCCACCTTTGGTGGTATCCAGGCTGCCGCCCCCAATCCCACCAAGACCAAGGGCGTCAACGATACGCTCAAGGACATGGGCGTCAACGCCATCAACATCGCCGGCTGCCCGCCCAACCCCTTCAACTTCGTGGGCGCAGTGGTCATGTACCTGCAGGGCAAGAAGATCGAGCTGGACGAGAACAACCGTCCGCTGGCCTTCTACGGCAAGACCGTGCACGATCAGTGCGAGCGCCTGAAGTACTTCAACGAGGGCAAGTTCGCCACCTCCTTCGATTCCGAGGAGGCCCGCAAGGGGTACTG
Proteins encoded:
- a CDS encoding chemotaxis protein, with the protein product MSQTNILLESGTNELEIVEFTIDELGDDGKVYSGHYGVNVAKVLEIIRMPQVTEMPEASHPCVMGAFNLRSRIIPLVDLASWLGKRTKENDAQKVIVTEFNNVINAFLVSGVNRIHRISWEQVEPPSRHLSDYTASSITGVVKFEDRIILILDMERIIADLNPNLALSLEDKVDEDDQDDREINVLIADDSTMIRRTIGRGLEKMGFVVERTTNGKEAWDRLLDIKKRAEDENRPITDLLNIIVSDIEMPVMDGHNLCKRIKDDPVLGQLPVILFSSLITDRLRHKGETVGADDQISKPDITTLARRIRSLLADKQGIEMAKGEEAAS
- a CDS encoding biotin--[acetyl-CoA-carboxylase] ligase, with amino-acid sequence MPTVLSPDTPPELLGDLHPAWRGDIDALAPWRAAAEGFTSDRIADFPLALVLADCGSTMDEAWQRIEEGGLNAWDSLLAARQSGGRGRLRRPWTSPAGNLHVSLALPEPPQPFRNMTSLLVGWCLACALGRQGVCLKLKWPNDLLINDRKVGGALVEERKGRLVTGVGLNLVACPPDEAMRADRAVPAAKLHIPGKGPLRVWLDALPIFREVWMKSQEGSPKDLARRVEGALAWLGGRVGVRDGERVRTGRLLGLDERGGLLLAEDGGTSALYSGSLFPL
- a CDS encoding pyruvate carboxylase, which encodes MAPKTFEQVVEEIRGKSILVANRGIPARRIVRTIREMAQGVSIMTATDVDKASPTTAAARELMLLGEDPRAYLDIDLIIRKANQRGIIAIHPGWGFASEDDSFPQKCAEAGIIFIGPTARAMRLLGNKVQVRKLAVENDVPVVPGSEGAVTVSEARKLAHEIGFPIMLKAEGGGGGRGIYEVYNEDQLESAFSKASALAQASFGNPRLYVEKLLQSVRHIEIQVIADRHGNVFCFDERDCTVQRNHQKLIEITPSPWAGMTKELRERLKDYSERLVRAVDYHSLCTVEFLVDQDGTPYLIEVNTRLQVEHGITECRYGVDLVEEQVAVAFGAKLRFNKNNTKPRAHAIQCRINCEDPRKNFEPNTGLITRYVSPGGQGIRLDSCISMGYEFPSQYDSAASLLIAHGRSWGKVLATLERGLREYIIGGVKTTIPFHLQIIKHPEFVKAEYDTTFLHRHPALYDYTDEEPEELRLSRLVAEISAKGYNPHVQLGEYRNPHCLRLGRFEPVKPAFDLDATDMPYPRGDRRAILDMVRETRAQGTLHYCDTTTRDITQSNSGNRFRLAEDRLVGPYLDKCNFFSLENGGGAHFHVAMLANMTYPFTEAHEWNIFAPRTLKQILIRSTNVLGYKPQPRNLMLRTGEMICEEYDVIRCFDFLNHVDNMYPFAEVALSGENKGNIWEPAISLSWAEGFTVAHYVKLAEEIVRMSAKAAGVSQSKVVRMMTLGLKDMAGVCPPHFMRELVGALRKKWPELVLHYHRHYTDGLFVPAVGAAAEAGAHIVDVAMGAAVRWYGQGEVLSTAAYAGQEFGLNHLLNEEALRDCNFVLKQVMPYYDRYTAPYFRGIDYDVVEHGMPGGATSSSQEGAMKQGYIHLLPYMLKFLAGTRKVVRYHDVTPGSQITWNTAFLAVTGAYKRGGEREVKHMLDILKAVTEKPESELTPAEKEDRLLLYQDSNDAFRQLLLGKYGRLPLGWPAEWVYESAFGPDYREAMQERTTESPLDSLGDMDMEAEEKALAARLDRKPTEEEVVMYLNHPGDALKTIEFKTQYGDANNVPLDIWFEGLEPGRELTFPDSNGKPHVMTIIDMGPVDERGIRVVRYVLDSESLSCEIKVAEATAEAASTMERADPDDVYQVASPSSGDLWVMHVQPGDFVKKGEELFNISIMKQEKSVFAPVDGIVKRVLKDANYQEDKRMVPVKEGELLVEMAPPSLSCPECTRPLADEDFHFCPHCGSRVEEQE
- a CDS encoding PEP/pyruvate-binding domain-containing protein; translation: MAKAKSTDTKSKGKTAGKKSEPNLDELKQQIVLTGADIAAIGEEAELLVGGKNYNTAIISQVKGIRAPQFRAISSKAFHKLLDETKVNASAIRSLVDQEYNSLDWSGAEINKNPEFLRDFVRSIARKVRETPEAQKGSNIKLRTFINNVVEGFATSPEGIDQLRKRSVLVQVAILSVDLPEDVSKEVAEAYTSICKEAGLEDVSVAVRSSAAGEDSRKKAFAGLQDTYLNIVGEKQCVEAYHWDCASAYNLRSMTYRREAILDAVARAEESGDDSIAEQAKKEWAIENTSLSVCIMRMIDPVISGTAFSADTATGCRGTDRRELVSIDASYGLGEAVVGGMVTPDKFYVYQRDDGAEVVIRFMGYKDKKIIYSEKGGTELVKVGDEEAYRWSLSLAQAEDVAKGVRAISEAYEHMIMDTEFCLDASSRLWFVQARPETRWNEEFERHPDTIYMRRLEVDDKYLPRADVILEGNGASRGAGAGTVKFLRSALELNKINKGDVLAAERTDPDMVPGMRIASAILADVGGDTSHAAITSRELGIPAIIGIQRLEMLRNLDGSEITVDGSRGQVYRGKLPLVEVGGELDVSKLPETKTKIGLILADVGQAMFLSRLRQVSDFEVGLLRAEFMLGNIAIHPMALEAFDNGTLQHVVRRKLHELDGTLTKVLREQLHAGIISFSLKLRNYVGIITGLTDEMEALAESEGARGTDEILAIHRRLRELDRKLDDHVAMATNHLDVLKTSVDLEAHVAVIMGWEELLAPEPADAEGMARRSELKARVAEIVERVKDEPTIKETLDRIRELRKDVAVKIGLASEMEEVQTLEERIRKLINSKGFRTGREYYIQNLSQTLALFAMAFYGKPIVYRTTDFKSNEYRNLMGGGLFEHFEDNPMMGYRGVSRNIHDWELEAFKLARGIFGGKNLQIMLPFVRTLEEARSMKRYLEQVHKLRSGEDGLKIIQMSEIPSNAILAKQFLEEFDGFSIGSNDMTQMVLATDRDNSRLAHIYDEEDPAVIWAILVTIFTGQKYGKKVGFCGQGVSNSEILRGLVCIAGIVSASVVPDTYQQTKFEVAEVEKENIGVDKLGGWLKQKHLDRLHTLMHEHNYGHFLKKFTTPEDLKEWYDGELVRLSEQLRENLDTSKESFYRSEMDNFRKTFHKPVLYASWDWDRTVEDAMHHAGFATFEEQAEALEQQRKRSDW
- a CDS encoding M23 family metallopeptidase → MSFAKSRFLPGLLTILLVGGLAYLAFLYFKDTTPPAASISPDKPAVGAETEFTATASDPSGLRGLSVIAEQGGKRVVLAQLGNGGTSPLETTFTLADSGLEDGQVKISLRAVDASLHNFGDGNVAELTRTYSYDTRNPRISLLTGTHNLNRGGSSLALYNLDEKAASGIQVGDRFFPGHQLPSGVHAVLFAFPYDMELADFNPLLVARDSAGNMRKRSIPFHANDRSYPHDVINVPDSFLERKMVQYEEEYPDYSPLETYLKVNREMRKRNRAKLVDISRETASRVLWEGHFNRLSNSKTMAGFGDRRTYRYNGEVIDHQTHLGVDLASVRNAQVDAAATGRIVHAGFFGIYGQSVIIDHGIGLMTLYSHLSQIDVEPGQEVDSGDIVGRTGATGLAGGDHLHFGVLVAGLPVNPLEWWDPNWLENNFFGKLRQATATQ